GATCTATAAATGCTGGACATACTGTATGTTATAACAATAATAAATGGAAAATAAGAATAATTCCTTCAGCATTTGTAAATAAGTCGACTAAATTAATGCTTGGAGCCGGTGCATTGACCTCTATATCTGAATTGGCTAAGGAGCTTAAGGAAACAGATTCTGAAGATAGATTCTTTATGGATTCACATGTTGGTATAATAACTGAAAAGGAAATTTATGATGAAAGAAACGATGAGAATCTAATGAAGTCTGTAGGTAGTACAGGACAAGGAGTAGGTTATGCAGAAGCTAAAAGAATATTAAGAATATTAAAACTAGCAAAAGATTATCCTGAACTCTCAAAATATGTAATAGATGTTCCAGATACATTAATTGAGGAAATAGAAAAAGGAAATGAAATCTTGGCAGAAGGAACTCAAGGTACTTATTTAAGTCTCTATCACGGTGAATATCCTTATGTAACGAGTAGAAATACTACGTCGTCTGGAATACTTAGCGAGATTGGAATAGGTCCGAAATACGTGAAGGATATAGTAATCGTTTTTAAATCTTTTGTAACCAGAGTAGGAAACGGACCGCTAGAAGGAGAATTAAGTGAAGACGAAGCTGAAAAACTAGGACTAATTGAAATCGCTACTGTAACTGGAAGAAAGAGAAGATCCGCGCCTTTTAATATAAAACTAGCAAAGAAGGCAATTCAACTAAATACTGCAACACAAGTAGCAATAACAAAACTAGATACATTATTTAAAGACGCCTATAAGGTGAGACAATATGAAAAATTGCCAAATAATGCTAAAAAATGGATAGAAGATATAGAAGATCAGCTTAAAGTACCTATAACGCTCATAGGTACGGGAGAAGATGCTATAGATACAATAGATCTTAGAAAAGAGAAACTAGGTGAATAAAATGTATGATGTGGTAATAGTTGGTGGAGGGCCTGCTGGCTTATTTGCGGCATATGAACTAACTAATGCATTGCATGGAAATCAAGAGTATAAAATATTGCTAGTTGATAAAGGAGTTAGAGCATCTAAAAGATCTTGCCCATTACTAACTCCAAAAGAAAAATGTACGTTTTGTAATCCCTGCCATATAAATTACGGAATTGGTGGAGCTGGAACTTTTAGCAGCGGAATAATAAATCTAAGGCCAGATATAGGAGGAGACTTACACGAGCTTATGCGTAGTTGGGACGCAGCACAACAATTGATAAATTATGTAGATGACACATTTATTAAATTTGGAGCTCCTAAGGATAGATTATTCAAACCAGATCCTGAAAAAACAAAGGAAATCCAAAAAAAAGCAGCAAAAGTTGGTGCAGAATTCGTTCCGATAGTGCAAAGACATATTGGAACAGATAAGAGCCCACAAGTAAT
This genomic interval from Acidianus sp. HS-5 contains the following:
- a CDS encoding adenylosuccinate synthetase, with protein sequence MLNILVGGFYGDEGKGKIASYLSLKDSPSIAVRTGSINAGHTVCYNNNKWKIRIIPSAFVNKSTKLMLGAGALTSISELAKELKETDSEDRFFMDSHVGIITEKEIYDERNDENLMKSVGSTGQGVGYAEAKRILRILKLAKDYPELSKYVIDVPDTLIEEIEKGNEILAEGTQGTYLSLYHGEYPYVTSRNTTSSGILSEIGIGPKYVKDIVIVFKSFVTRVGNGPLEGELSEDEAEKLGLIEIATVTGRKRRSAPFNIKLAKKAIQLNTATQVAITKLDTLFKDAYKVRQYEKLPNNAKKWIEDIEDQLKVPITLIGTGEDAIDTIDLRKEKLGE